One segment of Oxobacter pfennigii DNA contains the following:
- the spoIIAB gene encoding anti-sigma F factor, with amino-acid sequence MDFENSMKLEIISLSQNEAFARTVVAAFASQLDPTLDEISDVKTAVSEAVTNSIIHGYENTQGIITVKADIKDNLLTVEVIDNGKGIEDIEAARQPLYTSKPELERSGMGFTVMETFMDSVDVISELGKGTRVLMTKKFNSVA; translated from the coding sequence ATGGATTTTGAAAACAGCATGAAACTTGAAATAATCAGTTTATCACAGAATGAAGCATTTGCAAGGACAGTCGTGGCTGCATTTGCATCGCAGCTTGATCCCACATTAGATGAAATATCCGATGTAAAGACCGCAGTATCTGAAGCCGTGACAAATTCAATAATACATGGATATGAAAATACTCAGGGCATAATTACAGTAAAAGCCGATATAAAGGATAATTTATTGACTGTGGAAGTAATTGATAACGGAAAGGGCATAGAGGATATAGAAGCGGCAAGACAGCCACTTTACACATCAAAGCCTGAATTAGAAAGGTCGGGCATGGGATTTACCGTTATGGAGACCTTCATGGATAGCGTAGACGTCATTTCTGAGCTTGGAAAGGGTACAAGAGTATTGATGACTAAAAAATTCAACTCTGTAGCTTAG
- the spoIIAA gene encoding anti-sigma F factor antagonist: MRLNLKTINKTLVITVFGDIDHHSSDEMRERIDRFIDNHSIRNIIFDFTNVNFMDSAGIGVIIGRYRKVSDMDGKVAIVNSRLHVKKLLEISGVHKIVGMYEEMDTAITEM, translated from the coding sequence ATGCGGCTTAATTTAAAAACTATAAATAAAACACTGGTTATAACAGTTTTCGGTGACATTGACCATCACTCATCAGACGAAATGAGGGAAAGAATAGACAGGTTTATTGATAATCACTCCATAAGGAATATAATATTTGACTTCACCAATGTAAATTTTATGGACAGCGCAGGAATAGGAGTGATTATAGGCCGGTACAGGAAGGTTTCGGATATGGATGGAAAGGTTGCGATTGTAAACAGCCGTCTTCATGTTAAGAAACTTCTTGAAATATCGGGCGTCCATAAAATTGTAGGCATGTATGAAGAAATGGACACTGCAATAACCGAGATGTAA